CCGCGCCGGAGGCGTCGCGCACCGGCGTCCAGGTGGAGTCGAGATAGCGCACCGCGCCGCCCCAGTCGCCCGAGCCGAGCCGCTGCTCCGGCTCGCGGTAGGGCTTGCCGTCGCCGAACACCCGGGTGGCGGCCACCTCGACCTGTGCGCCGAGCTCGGCGCCGAGCACCTCGGCGGGCAGGCGCCCGATGTGCTCCGCGACCGGCAGGCCGTTGAGATCGGCCAGGGCCTGGCTGACCGTCAGATAGCGGTGGTCCGGGCCGTAGCAGGCGAACGCCACGGCGGTGTCGCGGCACAACGCGTCCAGGAGGGGCTGGACCAGTGCCGACGTCGCCTCCGCCGCCACCGGCCGCGCCGGATCGTGAGCCACGCGCGTCTCCCGCCGCCGTTCGAGCCCCTTACCGGATCGAGCTTAGCCGTCACCGTGGGCTTACGGGCCGTGATCGGCCGAATTTCCCCCCGCGCCCCCGCGAGATCGGCCGCCCGCGCCGGACGGCCCGTCAGATCCGGCGCCCCGCTTCGACGCCGCCACGCCTGCCGACGCCTCGCTTCGGCGCCACGCAGCCGACGCCGCCCGCTTCGGCCACAGGACCGAGGCGGGTGACGCACCGCCACCCGCTCCGATCCGATCGGCCCATTCCCTCGTGCCGGAAGGCTCCGCCTACTGCTCGCGCTGCGCCGGCAGCCGCGGCGTGCCGATGGCCCGCGGCTCGGCGCCCAGCAGCGCCCCCGAGAGCTCGGCCGCGCCCGGACCGTCACCGGCCAGGACGCGCTCGACCAGCTCCTCGTGCGCGCGGGCGTTGGCCGGCTGGGCCTCGCAGCCCGCGCGGACGCCGGTGATCTCGAGCGCGCCGTAGACCACGGCGGACAGGTGCTCGAGCATCCGGTTGTCGGTGGCCTGCAGCAGCAGCGCGTGGAACTCCGCGTCCACCCGCGCGTACCCGGGGGCGTCGCCCGCGGCGGCGGTCTCGGCCAGCATGTCGGCCAGCTCGCCCAGCCGTACCCGCACCGGCTCCGGCAGCGCGGCCCCGCGCTCGGCCACCAGGTGCGCCGCCAGCGGCTCGAAGGCCTGGCGCAGCTCGGCCAGCTCGCGGGCCTGGTCGCCGCGCAGGGGTCCCTGCGCCCGCCACTCGATCACGTCCGGGTCGAGTAGATTCCACTCCTGCACCGGCCGGATCCGGGTCCCTACGTTGGGCCGCGCCGAGACCAGCCCCTTGGCCTCCAGCACGCGCAGCGACTCGCGGACCACGGTGCGCGAGACCTCGAAGCGGTGGCCGATCTCCTCGGGCACCAGCGGCCGGTCCGAGCCGAGCTCGCCGGCCACGATCATCTGGCCGAGCTGTTGGACGAGCTGGCCGTGCAGGCCGCGTCCGCGCTGGGCGGCGGCGCGCGGGAAGACGAGGGCCGGGGCGGACACGTGGGAGCGCAGCTGCGCGGCGTCGACCGAATCCGCGGTGCGGCCGACGGGGACGGTCACGGTCATCACGCGGCCGGTGCTGTCAGTGGCGGTGTTCATGGTGATCTGGTCGGCTTTCCCGAAGGTCGGCTTGAGACGATTTCACCGGCTCCAACCATGATTGTCACGGAAAGCACTCCTCAGAGTGAAAAATCGCACCGCTACCGTGGCGTGTGGTGGCGCCGTCTGACCCGGAAGAGGGACAAGTCCCGCGGCTGGACGATGGACCGCGATCGGCCCTGATCCTTGACGCGGACCCGCGCCAGTCCACCCGTCGCCGGCGCATGGCCGATGGCGCGGGTCCGCCCTTCGGCGGCGCACGGCCGGCAGCGCTAGTCCACCCGGCGGCGGCGGACGGCGAGCAGCGCGGCACAGGTGAGGCCGAACAGCGCGAACTCCGGCAGGAGGATGACGGTCGGCAGGATGGGCAGCCCGCTGAGCAGCAGCAGCCGTGACGCCAGCGGCGCGTAAGGGCTCTGCGTGTGCGGAGAGACGGTGGCCAACATGGCGACCACCCCGCAAGCCGCGGCCACCGCACCCAGCCGCACTCGCAGCAGCGGCGCGGTCAGCACCCCGACCACGCCCGCGAGCATGGCGAAGAAGGCCTCGCTGACGGTCGGGAGGAGAAGGAAAAAGGAGGGGCTCACCGTCCCGGAGACCTCGGTGCTGTGCGCGAGCGCGAACCCGCCGAGCGCGGTGAAGAAGGCTGCGACCCGCGTCACGATCGCGAGCAGCAGCCCGAGCCCCGCCGCGACCACGATCTTGCCCAGCAGCCCGGCGCCCCGACGCGGAAGCCGGCTGTAGGTGCTGAGACCGAGCCCGAAGCGGTAGTCCTCGGTGACCAGCCCGGCCCCGAGCCAAGCGGCGGCGGCGACACCCGCGGCCGCGGGCACGATGGCCCCGAGCGAGCCGCCGGAGACCACCCAGTCCACCCGGGACTGCGGAGCTCCCCAAGTCACCGCCGCCCGCGCGGCCGGAAGCGTGACCAGCGCCGACCCGAACATGGCGAGCCCGGCGACCCCGATCGTGGAACGTCGCGTCGCGAGCCGGGTCACCTCGTACCCGATCGAGCGGCGGACGGCGCGAAGGATGATCACGGCGTCGACTCCGGAGCGGAGGTGGGGACGGACGCCGGTTCGGAGGCGAGTACCGGCGCGGGCACGGACGCGGCCACATGCGCAGCTGACACACTGTCCGACCACGTCATCGTGCTGCTCGATGTAGCGAGGCCGAGGCCCGAGACGGGCGGGGTGCCGCCGACTGGCGCCTCGTCAGCGCCGGACGTCACCGCCTCCGACTCGATCACCTTCACGTTCGAAGCGGCCCTCGGCGACCCTGTCGCCGTCGTCGCTGGTGCTGTGGCCGCTGCCGTTGCTGTGGCCGGTGTCGCCATCGCCGTTGCCATCGCTGCCGCCGAAGACGAGGTCGTAGTCAGGTACGCGTACGTTTCCGCATCCCCCAGCGAAGCGAGATCGCCCTCGATCGGCGCTCTCCCTGCCGCTGCCGCCACGCCCAGCACCGCTGTCTCCTCGCCGAACGGACTCGGGCAGTACGACAGTCCGCTGATCAGCTCTTCGCCGCGCGCCTCCGCACCCGACACGTCGCCTGGGCGCAAGATCTCGCCCTCACGGAGGTCATCGCTCACATCCAGCAGCCCCGAAGCCAACCCCGACGCCGCGGTCACATCGAGAAGGTCTTGCTCCTGCATCGCCGTCTGACTCGACTGGATCGACTGAGTCGTCTGACTTGCCTGGCTCGGCTGGCTCGTCGCCCGCCCAGGCTCCTCCTGGCCGAACGCGCCCTCGAACGGCATGCGAACCGTGGCCGGTGCCGCATCCGGCACGCGGACGGCGGGCGGCGTCTGCACCGGGACCACGGTCGGCGGTTTGCGGCAGGCTTCGAGCACGGCGACGACCGGGTCCTCGCCCGGCGTCCGCACGGCCAGCTCGTGCAGCGGGACGTCGTTGCGGAACGCGAGATCGCCGATTCTGGCCCGGTCCAAGCCACGCACCTCCAGACACGCGCCGTCGAGCTGAGTCGGCTCAGCCCCCGCGGCGACAAGGATCGCGGCCAGCCGCAGCGCCTGCGGCGTCCGCACGATGACGCAGTCTCCGGCCAGCTCGCGCGCGGCCTGCCGGGTCGTACGCTGGCCGACCAGCCGGCCGTTGTCCATCACCAGGATCCGGTCGGCGTAGCCGAGCAGCGCGTCAGTGCTCTGCCCCGTCACCAGCACACAGCGTCCCTGTGCCGCGTAGGCGCGCAGCAGCGCGGCGAGCCACGGCCTGCCCTCGGCCTCGAGTCCGCACTCGGGCTCGTCGAGCAGCAGCGCCTGCGGATCGCCGAGCAGCGCCTGGGCGATGCCGAGGCGCATGGTCATGCCCTCGGTCAGCTCGAAGATGCGGGTGCGTGCCTGGTCGGTGAGCCCGACCACGTCCAGGACGGCCTCGATCCGCTCGCGCCGGCCACCCGGAGCAGCCTCCGGGTCGGCCGACAGCGCCAGCCGCAGATGCCCGGCGACGGTGCGGCCCGGGTGCACGGCCAGCGGATCGAGCAGCACGCCGACCGAGCGCATCGGGTAGACGAGCGACCGGAACGGCCGACCGTCGTACAGCGTCCGACCGCCGCCGCGTTCGAGCTGCAGCATCCGCCGCAGCACCGACGTCTTCCCGGATCCGGGCAGCCCGAGCAGCCCGGTCACCTGCCCCGGGCGTACTTGGAAGCTGACCGCCTCCAGCGCCCGGCGTCGGCGCCGACGGGTCGTGAGCTCGATCGCCTCGATCACCCAGCCATCGTCGCCGCCCGTCATCACGCAAAGGGCGGCGGACACGCCCGCACGCGCGGCGATTCACCCCGTCGGGCGCGCCCGTCTCTGAGCAGGAGTGTGGCTCAGTCGACCTGCCGCGACGGCGTATCCGAGCGGATCCGAGCGGCCGACCCCATGCCCGATGCGCACCGAGCTCCCGCCCGGAACGTCCTTCGCCCTCGTCAGGTGCGCAGCGAGGAGGTCTCGGTGCTGGGCCGGAGCATCGGCGGGTTGAGCAGTGTCACGTCGCCGCGGGTGAACAGCTGCGCCGGCCTGCCGCCTTGGCGCGTCGTCGTTCCGCCCGCGGGACGCACGTATCCCGGAGTGCCGGTGACCTTGCGGTGGAAGTTGCGCGGGTCCAGCGTCACGCCCCACACCGCCTCGTAGACGCGGCGCAGCTCCCCGACCGTGAACTCCGGCGGGCAGAAGGCCGCGGCCAGCGGC
This genomic window from Actinospica robiniae DSM 44927 contains:
- a CDS encoding FadR/GntR family transcriptional regulator, giving the protein MNTATDSTGRVMTVTVPVGRTADSVDAAQLRSHVSAPALVFPRAAAQRGRGLHGQLVQQLGQMIVAGELGSDRPLVPEEIGHRFEVSRTVVRESLRVLEAKGLVSARPNVGTRIRPVQEWNLLDPDVIEWRAQGPLRGDQARELAELRQAFEPLAAHLVAERGAALPEPVRVRLGELADMLAETAAAGDAPGYARVDAEFHALLLQATDNRMLEHLSAVVYGALEITGVRAGCEAQPANARAHEELVERVLAGDGPGAAELSGALLGAEPRAIGTPRLPAQREQ
- a CDS encoding ATP-binding cassette domain-containing protein, which produces MIEAIELTTRRRRRRALEAVSFQVRPGQVTGLLGLPGSGKTSVLRRMLQLERGGGRTLYDGRPFRSLVYPMRSVGVLLDPLAVHPGRTVAGHLRLALSADPEAAPGGRRERIEAVLDVVGLTDQARTRIFELTEGMTMRLGIAQALLGDPQALLLDEPECGLEAEGRPWLAALLRAYAAQGRCVLVTGQSTDALLGYADRILVMDNGRLVGQRTTRQAARELAGDCVIVRTPQALRLAAILVAAGAEPTQLDGACLEVRGLDRARIGDLAFRNDVPLHELAVRTPGEDPVVAVLEACRKPPTVVPVQTPPAVRVPDAAPATVRMPFEGAFGQEEPGRATSQPSQASQTTQSIQSSQTAMQEQDLLDVTAASGLASGLLDVSDDLREGEILRPGDVSGAEARGEELISGLSYCPSPFGEETAVLGVAAAAGRAPIEGDLASLGDAETYAYLTTTSSSAAAMATAMATPATATAAATAPATTATGSPRAASNVKVIESEAVTSGADEAPVGGTPPVSGLGLATSSSTMTWSDSVSAAHVAASVPAPVLASEPASVPTSAPESTP